The nucleotide sequence AACCACATCATCGACGGGTACGCCATGCGGGACCCCGTCAGCTATCAAGACATTTTGCAGATTATGATGGAAGAAGGTATTTTCGACCGGTCCTTCGGGGAATCGTTTCTGCCGGTGGCGGATCTCCGCCGGCTTTTGGCCAAGGATTACGATCGGTTGACCCCGGAGCAGGTCTGGGACGCGGTGGAAAAATATGCAGACGCCTTTGATGAAGCGCGTCGATCTCTTGAGAAGTTTCTGGGTTGACACGGGGCCGGGCGGGAAAATGATTCCGGACCCTTTCGCCGGCCGGGTCGGAATAATGGGCGAAATGTCCGTCATGTATCGTTGTTCTTCGCAACGTTACGATTTTGTACAGCCATAGACGATGTGACACATTTCACGGTAAGATGATAGAGGGGGCTTCTCGCTGTAGGAGGCAGGACATCATGGCGTGGTTGACGGTTGCTCTTCTCGTGATGGTGGGGTATACCGTGGTACCCACTTTTCTCGGAAGGACGATGGGGATTGGATGCATCAAGCGCTTACCACCCGGGATGAAGTTGGCGGCCCTTACCTTTGACGATGGACCGAGCCCGGAGTACACCCCCAAGATCCTCGAAATTCTACGGGCGGAGAGCGTCCGAGCCACCTTTTTCGTCTTGGCGGAAAAGGCGCTTCGTCACCCCGATCTCATCAGGATGATGGTGGGCGAAGGACACGATGTGGCGATCCACGGCCTGACCCACCGGCCCCTGTGGCTCCTCGGGCCCGGGAAGACCAGACAGGAAGTGGTTGAGGCGGCAAGGTGCTTGGAAGATACTTTTGGCGTGCAGATCCGCTGGTACAGGCCCCCGTGGGGGTTGTTGAACCTGCCGGCGTACATCTGGTCACTGCGTCAGCACATCCGGCCCGTCCTGTGGAGCCATATGAGTTGGGACTGGGCGGCAAAGGGGTCTCCGGCCGAACTCGCCCGCAGAATGATCCGGACAATGAAAGACGGGGCCATTGTTCTTCTCCACGATTCGGGGGACACTTTTGGGGCTCGCCGGGATGCCCCGGCGGTGGTGGTTGAGGCTCTGCCCCTGTTTGTGGAATGGGCCAAAGAGGACGGATGGCGGTTGGTGAAATTGTCGGAGGTGCCAAGGCGAACCTTCCGAGAACGGCTCTGGAACTGGGTGGATCGCTTAGGCGCTCGGTTGATGCATTCTCAACCCCTGGGAGGGCCGGGGGAGTGTCTCTTCCGCCTCGGGCGAAGGCGCTATTGGGGCTGGCCGATCACCCTGAAGAACGGAACTCGGTTGCGGTTTGGGGATCCGGTGGCGGAGATTCATTTTGACAATACACTTTTAGAATCACTGATGAAAGACGCGAAGAATGAGTGGCAATTGTCCCTTCGTTATATGCAGATCGGGCGCCGGTCTCTCCCGATCCTGGCCCGGGCGGTGGAGGAGGATCCGCGATGGCGCGGGGTAAAAGTGGTGTACGGCCTGAGCGTACTGAGCCGGGGAACCGACCGGGCGGGGTTTATCGTCTCCCCCCTTCGGCCAAGGTGGTTAAGGCGTCTGGTTTCCCGTTATCTTCAGGGTGTGCTCCTCGCGCACCATCCGGAGGGTCGAGACAGGTTGTCCCAAGGCCTTCAGACCCTGCAAGCGGATTGGATCTACATTTCACCGGAGACGTTGATTCAGCTTTACGGTTCTCGGCGGGGAGAGAAGCCCCCCGGCGCGGGTTCCGCCGATGACCGGGGATGACGATGCCCGCCGCACCTGCCAGGTGTGGGCTGCGGGAGGGAGTTGAGGGATTGGGACGGGGGATTCTGCTTACGGATGATTTTGGCAGCGGCCACACCCTGGCGGCTGTAGCCGTAGCGGAGGCGTGGAATCGACGACACCCGGACGAACGGGTGGAAGTCGTGCGAAGTCTTGAGCGGTCTCATCCAATGTTGACCCACATGGTGATCGGCACATACCTGATGTTGCTGCGGAGATGGCCCAGTGCTTACCGCTGGATGTACCAGGCCACCGAAGGGCAACCCAGACTGCACATCGGTGCTTCGGGACTTGTGGGGGTGATCTACGCCCGTTCGTTCATGATGTGGATGACCCGGCAGAACGTGGATTGGGCGATGACGACCCACCCTTTCTCCTTGGCTCTGTTGGAGCGTTTTCGCCAAAATGGGTGGCGGGGGAAGTTCGGGACGTTGGTCACCGACTTTCATGTGCATCGCTTCTGGTGGAGTCCGGAGGCGGACTGGTACTGTGTGCCGTTTCCCTGGATGAGGGATGAATTGATCGACTTGGGATATCCCCGGGAACGGGTGCATGTCACGGGTTTTCCGCTGCGGCCGGCCTTCAGCCAGGCGATCCCCAAAGCCCAGGCTCTGGCCCGGCTGGGCTGGGAGGATGTACCCCGGGTGCTGTGCATGGGCGGAGGGCTGGGCCTGGGGAATGTGAGAGAATGGTTAGGCTGGTTGGATGAGTCTCCGGCGGATTTTGAAATGGTGGTGGTGGCGGGCCGGAATCGCCGCCTGCACAAGGAGCTGGCCCAGCGGGCGGCCGGATGGAGGCATGCCTTGCGAATTCTGGGGTATCGCGACGATATCCAAGATGTCTTTGCCGCCAGCGACGTCTTGGTGACCAAACCGGGGACGGCCACGGTGGTGGAGGCGGCGGCGATGGGGTTGCCGATGGTCTGCGCTGTGCCACTGCCCGGCCATGAGGAGGACAACGCCCGGGCGTTGGCTAAACTCGGGGTGATCTCCGGGCCGACGAAAGGGGTCGAGATGCGCCAAGCGGTGGAACGCTTGTTGCTGGATGAAGAAGTGCGTCGTCGCGTGAAGGATCGGTTGCGAAGGCTGGTTCAACAGGGAGCTGCCGATTTGGTGGCCGATGTCCTGGGGAGTGAACAATGGAAATGAACACTTCGTGGAATTTGCCGTTATTGTCTGCACTGGCGTCCATGTTAGTGGCTCAAGGCATCAAGATTCCTTTTCAGCGATGGCGGGAAAAGGCGTGGAATTGGCGATTGGCGTTCTGCAGTGGAGGCATGCCCAGTTCTCATGCGGCGGTCGTGAGCGCGTTGGCGGTGGCGATGGGGTTATCTTATGGTTGGAATTCGCCCTGGTTCGCTGTGTCATCCGTCTTTGCCACCGTGGTGCTATACGACGCCGTGGGCGTGCGCCGCCAGGCCGGGCAACAGGCCGTGGTGCTGTACGAATTAATCAACCGGGCCCAAGAGGCGGGGATTGATTTGTCGGGCGTGGCAGCGGCCCAGGCCCGAAGGTGGGTGCACCGGGGCCATACGCCCCTGGAGGTGGCGGGTGGAGTGACGCTCGGCACCAGTATCGCCTGCTTGGTGTATCTCATGGCTCACTGACGGAGATTGGCGCGAGCGGGCCATGGGTTCGGCCGTCCGGGGGCGCCCCCGGTGATCCCGGGGCATGAGGGAGCCGGCCACCTCGCTCCCCCGTGGGCCTGTAGGGTACGAGACCCGCGCAAAGCTTCTAATGTCGAGCGCTTCAGGGGCGAGACCCAGATAGGCCTGGGCTCCGTCTCGCTGATGGCTCACGGCACGGCGGAGAAGACGGTTTGGTCCGTCCACCGCCGGAGTTCTTCGTCGGTCCAAGTTACCTGATGGAGGGGGACGGGTGTGCCAGTGTCCACGGCGCGGGTCACCCGTCCTTCTTCTTCCAGTTTAACGAGGTGTCCCAAGAGGGTGCGCTCCGCCACCCAGCGGGCGGCAGGCGGAATTTGCCCTTCATAGATGGCCGATACCAGGTCGGCGATCCGCCGGGGATGTTTGTCGATCAGGGACATGATCTGCTCTTCCCGTTCCTGACGGTGGGAAAGATAGTAGCGAATCTGGCCCGCCGGATCCTGCACAAGCGGTCCGTGGGCGGGACCTGCGATGTCGGCGGGATAGGTCAACAGTTTTCGGAGGGTATTGAGATAGGTTCGAAGGTGTCCGTCCGGCGGGCCGATCCAGGTCGTCCCGGCTCCGAGAACGGCGTCTCCGGTGAACAAGACCTTTGCCGTCGGCTCCCAGAAACAGAGGTGTCCCGGCGTGTGACCCGGAGTTTCCAGGGCGACCAAGCGGACTTCGCCGACCTGCCGAGTGGTGCCCTCCACGAGGTCCGGTCGGAGGCGGGGTTCTGGGACGTACTGTCGTACCGCCTCCGCATCGGCCGGGTGGACGTGCACGGGGCAATCCCACAGTTCGGCCAAATATCCCGCTCCCGCTGCGTGGTCCGGGTGGTGGTGAGTCAACAGTATGCCGGTGATGTGCAGGTTGCGTTCCCGGACGGCATCCGTCAAGGGTCGCAGAGCTTCCGGGTCTGAGTAGCCGGCGTCGATGACGAGGCCTTCGCCCCCGTCGGATACCAGGAACAGGTTTGTCCCGGTGGCCGGCGGTAACGTGGGGGTCCTGGCGGCGACGAGAGTCACCCATTGCGGCAGATTCATGAGTCTGCTCCTTCCCTGGGTAGTTGAGTTATTCTCATAGTAGAGCCAAAATGTTCGGTTGTCCACAAGGGGGGCTGGTTGTGCGCATATATACCCGGTCGGGAGATGACGGGAAGACCAGTTTGGTGTTTGGCCGGCGCATCGGAAAGGATTCCTTACGCGTGGACACGTATGGAACGGTCGATGAGGCGAATTCCGCCGTCGGTGCGGCTGTGGCCCTGCTCCGCGGGCGATCGGCGGGCAACTGGGGGGACGTGATCGCCGCCTTGGAGCGGGTGCAGCGGGAGTTATTCGACGTGGGCCGTGAGCTGGCCACGCCCGAGGAGAAGCGCGAAGGCAGTTTTGTCACCGATAAACACGTTTTGGGGTTGGAGAAAAATATCGACCGGTGGGAGGACGAATTGCCTCCTCTGACTCGGTTTATTTTGCCGGGCGGGGACCCGGCAGCGGCGATGTTGCACCTCGCGCGAACGATTTGCCGGCGGGCCGAACGCCGGGTCGTGGCCCTTGCCCAGGAAGAGCCGGTGGCGGATTCGGTGCGTCGGTACCTCAACCGCCTGTCCGACTTTCTGTTTGTCGCGGCCAGGGTCGTCAACCACCGCCTAGGCATTCAGGAGCCAGCCGTCGATTTTCAACAGGGATAAGGAGTGCGGGGTGTAGAATGAGCAAAAACCTTCACGAGAAACGCGGAGTGATTGTCGATCTCGATGGCACGTTGTACCGGGGGGACCGGGCCATTCCCAGTGCTGTGTCCTGGTATCAAACAATCAGCCGCTCTACCGACGTGGTCTTCGTCACGAACAACTCCATGTATTCGCCGGAACGCGTGGCGTCTCGGCTCCGGAACATGGGGTTTCCCGCAGACAAACAGCGGGTCCTGACCTCGGCGGTTGCCGCGGCGGCCTACGCCGCCGAGGTCTGGAAGCACGAGCCGATTCTCGTTCTTGGAGAAGAAGGGCTGTGGCAAGCTGTGTCTT is from Kyrpidia tusciae DSM 2912 and encodes:
- a CDS encoding polysaccharide deacetylase family protein, yielding MAWLTVALLVMVGYTVVPTFLGRTMGIGCIKRLPPGMKLAALTFDDGPSPEYTPKILEILRAESVRATFFVLAEKALRHPDLIRMMVGEGHDVAIHGLTHRPLWLLGPGKTRQEVVEAARCLEDTFGVQIRWYRPPWGLLNLPAYIWSLRQHIRPVLWSHMSWDWAAKGSPAELARRMIRTMKDGAIVLLHDSGDTFGARRDAPAVVVEALPLFVEWAKEDGWRLVKLSEVPRRTFRERLWNWVDRLGARLMHSQPLGGPGECLFRLGRRRYWGWPITLKNGTRLRFGDPVAEIHFDNTLLESLMKDAKNEWQLSLRYMQIGRRSLPILARAVEEDPRWRGVKVVYGLSVLSRGTDRAGFIVSPLRPRWLRRLVSRYLQGVLLAHHPEGRDRLSQGLQTLQADWIYISPETLIQLYGSRRGEKPPGAGSADDRG
- a CDS encoding MGDG synthase family glycosyltransferase, whose product is MGRGILLTDDFGSGHTLAAVAVAEAWNRRHPDERVEVVRSLERSHPMLTHMVIGTYLMLLRRWPSAYRWMYQATEGQPRLHIGASGLVGVIYARSFMMWMTRQNVDWAMTTHPFSLALLERFRQNGWRGKFGTLVTDFHVHRFWWSPEADWYCVPFPWMRDELIDLGYPRERVHVTGFPLRPAFSQAIPKAQALARLGWEDVPRVLCMGGGLGLGNVREWLGWLDESPADFEMVVVAGRNRRLHKELAQRAAGWRHALRILGYRDDIQDVFAASDVLVTKPGTATVVEAAAMGLPMVCAVPLPGHEEDNARALAKLGVISGPTKGVEMRQAVERLLLDEEVRRRVKDRLRRLVQQGAADLVADVLGSEQWK
- a CDS encoding MBL fold metallo-hydrolase, which translates into the protein MNLPQWVTLVAARTPTLPPATGTNLFLVSDGGEGLVIDAGYSDPEALRPLTDAVRERNLHITGILLTHHHPDHAAGAGYLAELWDCPVHVHPADAEAVRQYVPEPRLRPDLVEGTTRQVGEVRLVALETPGHTPGHLCFWEPTAKVLFTGDAVLGAGTTWIGPPDGHLRTYLNTLRKLLTYPADIAGPAHGPLVQDPAGQIRYYLSHRQEREEQIMSLIDKHPRRIADLVSAIYEGQIPPAARWVAERTLLGHLVKLEEEGRVTRAVDTGTPVPLHQVTWTDEELRRWTDQTVFSAVP
- the hepT gene encoding type VII toxin-antitoxin system HepT family RNase toxin, with product MGSERQSFGKEVTELFLDRSWVRARLELMSSYAEGVKEVKGRGRSAFDSDPLIRMAAERSLHMSIECLIDGCNHIIDGYAMRDPVSYQDILQIMMEEGIFDRSFGESFLPVADLRRLLAKDYDRLTPEQVWDAVEKYADAFDEARRSLEKFLG
- a CDS encoding cob(I)yrinic acid a,c-diamide adenosyltransferase — protein: MRIYTRSGDDGKTSLVFGRRIGKDSLRVDTYGTVDEANSAVGAAVALLRGRSAGNWGDVIAALERVQRELFDVGRELATPEEKREGSFVTDKHVLGLEKNIDRWEDELPPLTRFILPGGDPAAAMLHLARTICRRAERRVVALAQEEPVADSVRRYLNRLSDFLFVAARVVNHRLGIQEPAVDFQQG
- a CDS encoding divergent PAP2 family protein: MNTSWNLPLLSALASMLVAQGIKIPFQRWREKAWNWRLAFCSGGMPSSHAAVVSALAVAMGLSYGWNSPWFAVSSVFATVVLYDAVGVRRQAGQQAVVLYELINRAQEAGIDLSGVAAAQARRWVHRGHTPLEVAGGVTLGTSIACLVYLMAH